A genome region from candidate division KSB1 bacterium includes the following:
- the mazG gene encoding nucleoside triphosphate pyrophosphohydrolase, producing MNTVLKKFEKLLDIMNTLRSPGGCPWDREQTHASLSRHSLEEVYEVIEAIESQDVKALPGELGDLLLQVVFHAQIGREIGSFDMEDVLDAINDKLIRRHPHVFGDETIETSEEQTRAWEQSKMKREGKKSAIDGVPRQLPALLRAHRMQGKAQAVGFDWPTIHPVWDKAHEELDELKQVCEENDADKMQDELGDVLFSIVNLSRFIRIEPEEALRRACDKFERRFKAVEKEFAQRGRAMSDAPLEELDAVWEQVKEAERREKD from the coding sequence ATGAATACGGTTTTGAAAAAATTCGAGAAACTGCTGGATATCATGAACACACTTCGCAGTCCGGGCGGCTGTCCCTGGGACCGGGAGCAGACGCATGCTTCATTGAGCCGTCACTCTCTGGAAGAAGTTTACGAGGTGATCGAGGCAATCGAGAGCCAGGATGTCAAAGCGCTGCCGGGTGAATTGGGTGATCTTTTACTGCAGGTGGTGTTTCATGCGCAAATCGGCCGGGAAATCGGCAGTTTTGATATGGAAGATGTTTTGGACGCCATCAATGATAAACTCATCCGCCGGCATCCGCATGTATTCGGCGATGAAACCATTGAGACATCGGAAGAACAAACCCGTGCCTGGGAACAGTCCAAGATGAAACGCGAAGGCAAAAAATCCGCGATTGATGGCGTACCCCGGCAGCTGCCGGCTCTGCTGCGCGCTCACCGCATGCAGGGCAAAGCGCAGGCTGTGGGATTCGACTGGCCGACCATCCATCCGGTCTGGGACAAGGCGCATGAAGAGCTCGACGAGTTGAAACAGGTATGCGAAGAAAATGATGCGGACAAAATGCAGGATGAATTGGGGGATGTGCTGTTTTCCATTGTAAATTTATCCCGTTTTATCCGTATCGAACCGGAAGAAGCGCTGCGACGCGCCTGCGACAAGTTTGAGCGCCGGTTCAAAGCTGTGGAAAAAGAGTTTGCACAGCGCGGCCGCGCTATGAGCGATGCCCCGCTTGAAGAGCTGGACGCCGTGTGGGAACAGGTGAAAGAGGCGGAACGCCGGGAGAAAGACTAG
- a CDS encoding WbqC family protein: MIEKQRRHLASLTFSSFLFLCKKMRILSKLVKSSDCPPVSERSRRVCAWLEVLDCGTYLIDADDLRLIDSDFIVRHGFTVSEFCGSPPVYPQVFDHFYPNLSGLDMLFNTGEQSPSLLKKSFQAVPVGP, from the coding sequence TTGATTGAAAAACAGCGGCGTCACTTGGCTTCCCTGACTTTTTCGAGTTTTCTGTTTCTTTGTAAAAAAATGCGTATTTTGTCCAAGCTTGTCAAAAGTTCTGATTGCCCGCCGGTTTCTGAACGCTCCCGGCGCGTTTGCGCCTGGCTGGAGGTTCTGGACTGCGGGACGTATCTAATTGACGCTGATGATCTGCGTCTTATTGATTCAGACTTTATCGTTCGTCATGGGTTTACGGTGTCTGAATTTTGCGGATCGCCGCCGGTCTATCCTCAGGTGTTTGATCATTTTTATCCAAATCTGTCGGGTCTGGATATGCTGTTTAATACGGGAGAACAAAGCCCTTCTCTGCTGAAAAAGTCGTTTCAAGCTGTTCCGGTTGGTCCCTGA
- a CDS encoding WbqC family protein: MSNENDKVLTVIAPEYFPRISTLARVLAADVVVWADTFSFSKQCAMNRTRIKTVTGPEWLTVPVLHQGKARFKDIEIDPEHHWRHNHCKTLLVNYMNSPYYSFSNLNWTR, encoded by the coding sequence ATGAGTAATGAGAACGACAAGGTTCTGACGGTCATTGCTCCGGAGTATTTCCCCCGGATTTCCACATTGGCACGTGTTCTGGCGGCTGATGTGGTGGTCTGGGCGGATACGTTTTCATTCAGCAAGCAATGCGCGATGAACCGGACCCGGATCAAAACAGTGACGGGACCGGAGTGGTTGACCGTTCCGGTTCTGCATCAGGGTAAAGCCCGTTTCAAGGATATTGAAATTGACCCCGAACATCATTGGCGACACAATCACTGCAAAACTTTACTGGTGAATTATATGAATTCACCCTATTATTCTTTCTCAAACCTGAACTGGACGCGTTGA
- a CDS encoding Tex family protein, with translation MQEQAFYVIIAEELSLNSAQVRKTVELLDDDNTVPFIARYRKEATGSLDEDQIRSVEERINYLRHLNERKQTVLKSIEEQGKLTPELTEKINAATKLQQVEDLYRPYKPKRRTRATIAKEKGLEPLAELILKQEIIEGDPDDYAAAYIDAEKEVISVDDALAGARDIVAETISDDPDIRQEIRALTRSTGLIATEARDPENTGVYDIYKEFSELIKTIPAYRILAINRGERENVLRVEIDVDEKQMVSEITKRTVTEPRCIFNEHLNLAIEDAYRRLIAPAVEREMRKLLTESADEHAIDVFARNLKALLMTPPMHGKAICGIDPGYRTGCKVAVIDRTGKYIAGTTIYPHPPQKKWQQAKDAVKQLIEEYDVKVVAIGNGTASRETEQMTAELIRELDRDVFYTIVNEAGASVYSASPVAKKEFPDLEASMRGNISIARRLLDPLSELVKIDPQSIGVGLYQHDVNQSQLSEALDHVVESAVNQVGVDINTASASLLKYVAGINTRVAQKIVEYREENGEFKSRNQLKQVKGVGDNAFVQCAGFLRIPHADVFFDSTAVHPESYDSAQSLLSQLDLDVPDVRSNGSLVRLKIKDKKLNIQQLAQLCHCGQETLMDIVDSLEKPNRDPRDEMPAVVLRSDVLSIKDLSEGMVLKGTVRNVVDFGAFVDIGVKQDGLVHLSRMAKRYVKNPLDIVSVGDVIEVKVVSIDADRGRIGLSMILDE, from the coding sequence GTGCAAGAACAAGCATTTTATGTGATCATTGCGGAAGAACTATCGTTAAATTCCGCTCAAGTCAGAAAAACCGTCGAGCTTTTGGATGATGACAATACGGTTCCGTTTATTGCCCGGTATCGGAAAGAAGCAACCGGATCCCTGGATGAGGATCAAATCCGGAGTGTCGAAGAACGCATCAATTATCTGCGGCACCTGAATGAACGCAAGCAAACCGTACTGAAAAGTATTGAAGAACAGGGAAAACTCACGCCTGAACTGACTGAAAAAATTAATGCCGCTACAAAATTACAGCAAGTGGAGGATTTGTACCGGCCTTACAAGCCCAAGCGCCGAACCCGCGCGACCATTGCCAAAGAAAAAGGACTGGAACCACTGGCAGAGCTGATTTTAAAGCAGGAGATCATTGAAGGCGATCCGGATGATTATGCTGCCGCTTATATTGATGCGGAGAAAGAGGTTATTTCTGTGGACGACGCCCTGGCCGGTGCGCGGGATATTGTGGCGGAAACCATATCGGATGATCCCGATATCCGCCAGGAAATCCGCGCTTTGACCCGGTCCACCGGACTGATCGCCACCGAAGCGCGAGACCCCGAAAATACGGGCGTTTATGATATTTACAAGGAATTTTCCGAATTGATCAAAACCATACCGGCTTATCGTATATTGGCGATCAACCGGGGTGAACGGGAAAATGTGCTTCGAGTTGAGATTGATGTTGATGAAAAGCAAATGGTTTCAGAAATCACAAAACGGACTGTCACCGAACCCCGTTGTATTTTTAACGAACACTTGAACCTGGCCATCGAAGATGCCTATCGCCGTCTGATTGCCCCGGCTGTGGAGCGTGAGATGCGCAAGTTGCTGACCGAGAGCGCGGATGAGCATGCCATTGATGTGTTTGCGCGTAATTTAAAAGCCCTGCTTATGACTCCGCCGATGCATGGCAAAGCCATCTGCGGCATCGATCCGGGATACCGTACGGGATGCAAAGTTGCTGTGATTGACCGGACCGGGAAATATATTGCGGGAACCACCATTTATCCGCATCCGCCGCAGAAAAAATGGCAGCAGGCCAAGGATGCGGTAAAACAACTGATTGAAGAATATGATGTTAAAGTTGTTGCCATCGGCAACGGCACAGCCAGCCGGGAAACCGAACAGATGACCGCTGAATTGATTCGGGAACTGGACCGGGATGTGTTTTACACTATTGTCAATGAAGCCGGCGCTTCGGTCTATTCCGCTTCGCCTGTGGCCAAAAAAGAGTTTCCTGACCTGGAAGCCTCCATGCGCGGTAATATTTCCATTGCCCGGCGTCTGCTGGACCCACTGTCTGAACTGGTCAAAATTGATCCCCAATCCATCGGTGTGGGATTGTATCAGCATGATGTCAATCAGTCTCAGTTGTCCGAGGCCCTGGATCATGTGGTGGAATCTGCTGTCAACCAGGTCGGTGTGGATATCAATACGGCTTCAGCCTCTTTGCTGAAATATGTGGCCGGCATCAACACCCGGGTTGCGCAGAAAATTGTTGAATATCGGGAAGAAAACGGCGAATTTAAGAGCCGAAATCAGTTAAAGCAGGTCAAGGGCGTCGGCGACAATGCCTTTGTCCAGTGCGCCGGATTTTTACGAATTCCGCATGCGGATGTGTTTTTCGATTCCACGGCCGTGCATCCCGAGTCCTATGATTCCGCACAGTCTTTGTTAAGTCAGCTTGATCTTGATGTCCCAGATGTACGCAGCAACGGCAGTCTGGTCCGTCTGAAAATTAAAGACAAAAAGCTGAATATCCAACAACTGGCACAATTGTGTCACTGCGGTCAGGAAACCTTGATGGATATTGTCGACAGTCTGGAAAAACCCAATCGGGATCCCCGCGATGAAATGCCGGCTGTGGTACTGCGCAGTGATGTCCTCAGCATCAAAGACCTTTCCGAAGGCATGGTTTTAAAAGGGACCGTCCGAAATGTTGTCGATTTTGGCGCGTTTGTCGATATTGGTGTCAAACAGGACGGTCTGGTGCATCTGAGCCGTATGGCCAAACGTTATGTCAAAAATCCGCTGGATATCGTTTCGGTGGGAGATGTGATAGAGGTCAAAGTGGTGAGTATTGACGCTGACCGCGGCCGAATCGGACTGAGTATGATACTGGATGAGTAA
- a CDS encoding PorV/PorQ family protein — MNFKRITLLLLLLTTPLFAQTRSGAAFLKIAPGSRHQSMAGAYTSMLDDPYALYANPAATGFLREWHYSAGYTKWLADISNASLLTGWRVPMPWSRQTRIAAGVLYKGIPDFNNSFTVSQAVSSEDVLVSLGIGQPLTFLSDYVSVGANLKYYRSRLASYNADALIFDTGVMVRTPRFQLAQSYDMLFSVGGSVNQTGRDLIFLNTGTPLPRTVRGGISCYIGSHHGFQFTLLADYVDVLDKEAYVTLGSEIMIDRYISLYGGYNLGADLFERFSFGASVRLEDVRLHLDSVFPGANKAFRLDLSSLDEDNVFARTYRGTAALFPVRPEYFMKEQPLPDDTLAEQSVVLEWEASRDRDLFDDHEYWVIVDQDSNAVKGALDMFRDTGQLFKPDLLDSALFYSASNRSSEFVRLDNLPGGHYYWAIIAYDKDGHYRIAEQNSRPVGHFYVPLADLHVKNFNVQYHDVVTRDDFHGTVSFSIANSGDRTARDIRVKLVDQVVLLDSVMDIQASAEWPQIKIDLLKAGKEKKYKFDWRTPKLGQHQAVITIETRENIKEWNSENNVYKYNLFTIPKGGFEAPDTAVIHLTSEVSIKLPIITEVNFDIESTEVPFEYLNQTNMDPHLKILANRLVKHPNLSVQLQGYVDPNTENADSMMAVKRSQAVRDSLIRLGVASDQIQLMEGVILPERRTPYNRTIRRWIHEERRYVKITAVDSAQAVLFKPVLHTDIERLQLNVNCLPDIHAYVPMDSVRYRFKAGSLVHGTQNSPANPFYLGDTLKWKPKKVNLPQWNGKTANAVIQITDSLGRFFRTPVQQIALIDRAILRENRTAVPLKFSGTDPTYSFYWERIFDQARQMFKEPGMRLKFEGHACAIDPFGVNPRLSQRRAETFHQGFINYMKEHHPAALEAFQKRLEPPRGYAENQPLGIKRLRGEFIMLGDNDMPIGRKLNRRIEIVFYLDRKSVQQP, encoded by the coding sequence ATGAATTTTAAGAGAATCACTCTTTTGCTGTTGCTGCTAACGACCCCTCTTTTCGCACAAACTCGATCCGGAGCTGCCTTTTTGAAAATTGCACCGGGTTCACGGCATCAATCCATGGCAGGAGCGTATACGTCCATGCTGGATGATCCCTATGCCTTGTATGCGAATCCTGCTGCCACGGGTTTTTTACGGGAATGGCATTACTCGGCCGGGTATACAAAATGGCTGGCTGATATTTCAAACGCATCTCTGCTAACCGGTTGGCGGGTGCCTATGCCCTGGAGCCGGCAAACGCGCATCGCTGCAGGCGTATTGTACAAAGGGATTCCGGATTTTAACAACTCTTTTACGGTATCACAAGCCGTTTCATCCGAGGATGTTCTGGTTTCGCTGGGTATCGGTCAACCTTTGACGTTTCTTTCCGATTATGTGTCGGTCGGTGCGAACTTGAAATATTACCGCAGCCGGCTGGCCAGTTACAACGCGGATGCGCTTATTTTTGATACCGGCGTCATGGTGCGTACGCCGCGTTTTCAACTCGCTCAATCCTATGATATGCTGTTCTCAGTCGGAGGCTCTGTCAATCAAACAGGACGTGACCTGATTTTTCTGAACACAGGGACACCGTTACCACGCACCGTACGCGGCGGAATCAGCTGTTATATTGGATCTCATCATGGTTTTCAATTTACATTGTTGGCCGACTATGTGGATGTCCTGGATAAAGAGGCTTATGTGACCCTGGGAAGCGAGATCATGATTGACCGGTATATCTCGCTTTATGGAGGCTATAATTTGGGTGCGGATCTGTTTGAGCGTTTTTCGTTTGGTGCTTCCGTACGCCTGGAAGATGTACGCCTTCATCTGGATTCGGTTTTTCCGGGCGCAAACAAAGCGTTTCGTCTGGATTTGTCTTCTTTGGATGAGGATAATGTTTTTGCCCGCACATATCGGGGAACGGCCGCGCTGTTCCCGGTGCGTCCGGAGTACTTTATGAAAGAACAGCCGCTTCCGGATGATACGCTGGCCGAACAGTCGGTTGTTTTAGAGTGGGAAGCAAGCCGTGACCGGGATTTGTTTGATGATCACGAGTATTGGGTGATTGTGGATCAGGACTCTAACGCTGTTAAAGGTGCACTTGATATGTTTAGGGACACCGGACAATTATTCAAGCCGGACCTGCTCGATTCCGCACTGTTTTATTCGGCGTCTAACCGGTCTTCAGAGTTCGTCCGCCTGGATAACCTCCCGGGCGGTCATTATTACTGGGCCATCATTGCTTATGACAAGGATGGACATTACCGGATTGCCGAACAAAACTCCAGACCGGTGGGACATTTTTACGTACCGCTTGCCGATCTACACGTGAAGAATTTTAATGTCCAGTATCATGATGTGGTGACCCGGGATGATTTTCACGGTACAGTTTCCTTTTCAATAGCGAACAGCGGCGATAGAACTGCGCGTGATATCCGCGTAAAACTGGTTGATCAGGTGGTGCTGCTGGATTCTGTCATGGATATACAAGCATCCGCGGAATGGCCTCAAATCAAGATCGATTTATTAAAGGCAGGAAAAGAAAAAAAGTATAAATTTGACTGGCGCACTCCAAAACTGGGACAGCATCAGGCTGTCATAACGATCGAGACCCGGGAAAATATCAAGGAATGGAATTCTGAAAATAACGTGTACAAATATAATTTGTTCACCATTCCCAAGGGTGGTTTTGAAGCGCCGGATACAGCGGTTATTCACCTGACATCGGAGGTGAGTATCAAGCTACCGATTATTACAGAAGTTAATTTTGATATCGAAAGCACAGAGGTGCCGTTTGAATATCTGAACCAAACCAATATGGATCCGCATTTAAAAATCCTGGCGAACCGGCTTGTAAAACATCCGAATCTGAGTGTACAGCTGCAGGGATATGTTGATCCCAATACAGAAAACGCAGACAGTATGATGGCCGTCAAACGCAGTCAGGCTGTCAGGGACTCTCTGATTCGGCTGGGTGTTGCGTCCGATCAGATACAATTAATGGAAGGTGTGATCCTGCCGGAGCGCAGAACACCCTATAACCGCACAATCCGCAGGTGGATTCACGAAGAAAGACGGTATGTAAAAATCACGGCTGTTGATTCTGCCCAGGCGGTTTTGTTTAAACCTGTTCTGCACACGGATATTGAGCGGCTGCAGCTGAATGTGAACTGCCTGCCGGATATCCATGCTTATGTGCCGATGGATTCGGTCCGATACAGATTCAAAGCAGGTTCACTGGTACATGGCACCCAGAATTCGCCCGCAAATCCGTTTTATCTGGGTGATACATTAAAGTGGAAACCCAAAAAAGTAAATTTGCCGCAATGGAATGGAAAAACAGCTAACGCGGTGATTCAGATCACGGATTCTCTGGGTCGTTTTTTCAGAACGCCTGTTCAGCAGATTGCCCTGATTGATCGTGCTATTTTACGGGAGAATCGTACCGCTGTACCGCTCAAGTTTTCCGGTACGGATCCTACTTATAGTTTTTATTGGGAACGGATATTTGATCAGGCGCGCCAGATGTTCAAAGAGCCGGGAATGCGTCTTAAATTTGAAGGACATGCCTGTGCCATCGATCCGTTCGGTGTTAATCCTCGGCTTTCACAAAGACGTGCGGAAACGTTCCATCAGGGATTTATCAATTACATGAAAGAACATCATCCCGCCGCACTTGAGGCGTTCCAGAAACGTCTGGAACCCCCCAGGGGATATGCGGAAAACCAACCGCTGGGTATCAAACGTCTGCGGGGTGAGTTTATTATGCTCGGGGATAATGATATGCCGATTGGTAGAAAATTGAATCGGCGGATTGAGATTGTTTTTTATCTGGATCGCAAAAGCGTCCAACAGCCTTAA
- a CDS encoding glycosyltransferase family 2 protein, with protein MIFTTDADCVVSPEWLSTMASYFDHDVNAVASWLLIDKAETCFQKVEALDSFSFVLVGAAAIGLNRPVLANGANFAYRRSEFLKNEGFAGHDAYGSGDDDLLLQKFTKRAAKCVFVKDSRAAVYTPANTRKRDFFRQRLRWASKTRVYRLPLQIMEIVVYGLICMLVAGPFLWMGGLLSWLSCLALLSVKFAADYWFVDYGYRIIYKKVNICYFLVAQIVQNLYIPVVGLWGTLGQYEWKGRRYHKGKRR; from the coding sequence ATGATTTTTACAACCGATGCAGATTGTGTGGTTTCTCCGGAATGGCTGAGCACCATGGCGTCGTATTTTGATCATGATGTAAACGCTGTTGCATCCTGGTTGCTGATTGACAAGGCTGAAACCTGCTTTCAAAAAGTAGAAGCTTTGGATTCGTTTTCATTCGTGCTTGTCGGCGCCGCAGCTATCGGACTGAATCGGCCAGTGCTGGCAAATGGAGCGAATTTCGCTTATCGCCGATCTGAATTTTTAAAAAATGAAGGTTTTGCCGGACATGATGCTTATGGATCAGGTGATGATGATCTTTTATTGCAAAAGTTTACAAAACGGGCCGCAAAATGTGTGTTTGTAAAGGACTCTCGTGCTGCCGTCTATACACCCGCCAATACCCGTAAACGGGATTTTTTCCGGCAACGGCTCAGATGGGCGTCCAAAACAAGAGTGTATCGCTTGCCACTGCAAATCATGGAAATTGTGGTATACGGATTGATCTGTATGCTGGTGGCGGGTCCATTTTTATGGATGGGGGGCCTGTTATCCTGGCTGTCCTGTCTTGCCTTGTTGTCGGTTAAATTTGCAGCAGATTACTGGTTTGTTGATTACGGTTACCGAATTATTTATAAAAAGGTCAATATTTGTTATTTTTTAGTTGCCCAAATTGTTCAGAACCTGTATATTCCTGTTGTTGGCTTATGGGGGACGTTGGGTCAATATGAATGGAAAGGCCGGCGCTATCACAAGGGAAAAAGGCGGTAG
- a CDS encoding glycosyltransferase yields the protein MLDVFYLTAACLYLIGILVLWRGLIKLQSIKPVNRLQPSITIVVPARNEEEHIGPCLDSLTLQNYPAGKYEIIVVDDQSKDRTLDIIHSFMQDYDNISVIKLGQTDLLSPKKAAITAAVKRSKRI from the coding sequence ATGCTTGATGTTTTTTATCTAACTGCTGCCTGCTTGTATTTGATCGGTATACTCGTCTTATGGCGGGGCTTGATAAAGCTCCAGTCGATCAAGCCGGTTAATCGCTTGCAACCCAGCATTACGATAGTTGTTCCGGCGCGTAATGAAGAAGAGCATATCGGGCCGTGCCTGGATTCTTTGACGCTGCAAAATTATCCCGCCGGGAAATATGAAATTATCGTCGTGGATGATCAATCTAAAGACCGGACTTTGGATATTATTCATTCTTTCATGCAAGACTATGACAATATAAGCGTAATAAAGCTGGGACAGACTGATTTGCTTTCTCCGAAAAAAGCCGCCATTACCGCTGCCGTCAAGCGCAGCAAGAGGATATGA
- a CDS encoding lysylphosphatidylglycerol synthase transmembrane domain-containing protein has translation MTGRFFKLNSRSVLCFFKILISGVILFVLVQKISLSGLLRTMTSAEPLFVGAAFLLLPLNLLLQFGRWKLVVRRLQPDVKSRMIWSSLFIGISMGLATPARLGDYARTLFVRDVDKPQLLGLFVVDKVITWFVIYLLGALGLLQFIPVLTRTRILMLVMGLGALFLVIAVVAYRRGFHVNPDHGKSDFLGRLLAGVGKMSRTLIQKLAALSFIQVLTYCTQFYLLILAFDSITFFHAMSAAFAVMFIKTVFPLSFGDLGTREGAAIYFFGRFDVSSCRGVQCIAFIVFDQYFNSRFDGYVCVSAFPESIPRESQCLMFFI, from the coding sequence ATGACCGGCAGATTCTTTAAACTCAACTCACGTTCTGTTCTGTGTTTTTTCAAGATATTGATCTCCGGGGTTATTTTATTTGTTCTTGTGCAAAAGATCAGCCTCTCCGGTCTTTTACGTACCATGACATCCGCAGAACCCTTGTTTGTTGGCGCTGCTTTTTTGTTACTGCCGTTGAACCTGCTGCTGCAGTTCGGCAGATGGAAACTGGTGGTCCGGCGGCTGCAGCCTGATGTCAAGAGCCGGATGATCTGGTCTTCACTGTTTATCGGGATTTCAATGGGTCTGGCAACTCCCGCCCGTCTCGGTGATTATGCACGAACCTTGTTTGTCAGGGATGTCGATAAACCCCAATTGCTTGGGCTGTTTGTGGTGGATAAGGTTATCACCTGGTTTGTCATTTATTTATTGGGTGCGCTGGGACTGTTACAATTTATCCCTGTTTTGACTCGTACCCGTATTTTGATGCTTGTCATGGGTCTGGGAGCGCTGTTTCTGGTCATTGCTGTTGTCGCGTATCGGCGCGGATTTCATGTCAATCCAGACCATGGAAAGTCTGATTTTTTAGGGCGCCTGTTAGCGGGAGTCGGCAAAATGTCCCGCACATTAATACAGAAACTCGCTGCGCTGAGCTTTATACAGGTTTTAACCTACTGCACGCAATTTTATTTATTGATATTGGCATTTGATTCCATCACATTTTTTCACGCTATGAGTGCAGCGTTTGCGGTTATGTTTATCAAAACTGTGTTTCCTCTTTCTTTTGGTGATCTGGGAACCCGTGAAGGTGCGGCGATTTATTTCTTTGGCCGTTTTGATGTCAGCAGCTGCCGCGGCGTTCAATGCATCGCTTTTATTGTTTTTGATCAATATTTTAATTCCCGGTTTGATGGGTATGTTTGTGTTTCTGCTTTCCCGGAATCTATACCAAGAGAAAGCCAATGCTTGATGTTTTTTATCTAA
- a CDS encoding thioesterase — protein sequence MKFDVDHFNPYFTLNHTISSYDVDVDKKLAIPQIFSLFQEIAYRHVVQTPWSWKALQNQGIAWVLSKIRIHIKQLPVWNDRITIKTWPIGADGLNAYRRFSLTDSEGRELLNADSSWLIIDVQNRRLQRINKEEFMAIVPEEAVAIKRIAKIPAPSALKIYDTRYVRLNDMDMNSHVNNASYVEWALDTIPMDFYKLHTITSVDVDFLREVEYGEKVDIIGDDEIKCVRCSGQDKDMCRVRFQWAPLKSTDTTQKAG from the coding sequence ATGAAGTTTGATGTAGACCATTTCAATCCCTATTTCACCCTGAATCACACCATATCCTCGTACGATGTGGATGTAGATAAAAAACTCGCGATTCCCCAAATCTTTTCGTTGTTCCAGGAGATCGCGTATCGCCATGTCGTGCAAACCCCCTGGTCCTGGAAGGCGCTTCAGAATCAAGGCATCGCCTGGGTACTGAGCAAAATACGCATACACATTAAACAGCTGCCCGTATGGAACGATCGTATAACCATCAAAACCTGGCCCATCGGCGCAGACGGATTGAACGCCTACCGACGTTTTTCACTCACGGATTCTGAGGGCCGTGAACTCTTGAATGCTGATTCAAGCTGGCTGATCATCGATGTTCAAAACAGACGGCTGCAGCGCATTAATAAAGAAGAATTCATGGCAATCGTCCCGGAAGAGGCGGTTGCAATAAAACGCATCGCCAAAATACCGGCTCCATCTGCTTTAAAAATATACGACACGCGGTATGTACGCCTGAATGATATGGATATGAACAGTCACGTCAATAATGCATCGTACGTGGAATGGGCATTGGACACGATACCAATGGATTTTTACAAGCTGCACACCATCACCTCAGTGGATGTTGATTTTTTAAGAGAAGTAGAGTACGGCGAAAAAGTGGATATTATCGGTGACGATGAAATAAAGTGCGTTAGATGCAGCGGGCAGGACAAAGATATGTGCCGGGTTCGCTTTCAATGGGCGCCGCTAAAAAGTACGGATACAACCCAAAAAGCGGGTTAG
- the ybgF gene encoding tol-pal system protein YbgF, producing the protein MYNEEFSNPNTANTQYQQDVASNDGETYSAPSYIVGGGFDFLLSPKWGMNAYVDYRFTDTDDLDGGYMSIYGSNSDGYLNGRLGLTYYMGAAEAPAQEESFSGLEEFQLEPESGQQGEIVWEESGAPRPEAQGTDYSELQSRVQNLNQELQSKEKNINELEAQIASQEERIRSLERELNEVEGQMGTAPVTGGGNYKMVYEDAVQQFYNRNYSSAMSSFRSLLNQYPDHKLASNCQYWIGECQFAQGNYSQAVQSFQAVLNYSSSYKFDDALIMLGRSYMKMGNNDNARNVLQRLLNEYPDSEYAGKARNWLNRL; encoded by the coding sequence GTGTATAATGAAGAGTTTTCCAATCCCAATACCGCAAATACACAATACCAACAAGATGTTGCAAGCAATGACGGTGAAACCTATTCGGCGCCTTCGTATATCGTGGGTGGCGGATTTGATTTTCTGCTGTCTCCCAAATGGGGGATGAACGCGTATGTTGATTATCGGTTCACAGACACGGATGATCTGGACGGCGGGTACATGTCCATCTATGGCAGCAATAGCGACGGATACCTGAACGGACGTCTCGGCCTGACCTATTACATGGGCGCTGCCGAAGCTCCTGCACAGGAAGAATCCTTTTCCGGTCTGGAAGAGTTCCAACTGGAGCCCGAAAGCGGACAGCAAGGCGAGATCGTCTGGGAAGAGAGCGGCGCGCCGAGACCAGAAGCGCAAGGAACGGATTATAGTGAATTACAGTCCCGGGTTCAAAATTTGAATCAGGAATTACAAAGCAAGGAAAAGAATATCAACGAACTTGAAGCGCAAATTGCTTCCCAGGAAGAGCGTATCCGCAGTCTGGAACGCGAATTGAATGAAGTTGAGGGACAAATGGGAACAGCCCCTGTGACCGGTGGCGGCAATTACAAAATGGTTTATGAAGACGCTGTTCAACAGTTCTATAACCGCAATTATTCATCCGCCATGTCATCATTCCGGTCTCTCCTAAATCAGTATCCGGATCACAAGCTGGCCAGTAATTGTCAATACTGGATTGGAGAATGTCAGTTTGCTCAGGGAAATTATTCCCAGGCGGTTCAGTCTTTCCAGGCTGTATTGAATTACAGTTCCTCTTACAAGTTTGATGATGCTCTGATTATGCTGGGACGCTCTTATATGAAAATGGGCAATAATGACAATGCCAGAAATGTTCTGCAGAGATTGCTAAACGAATACCCGGACAGTGAATACGCCGGCAAAGCACGCAATTGGTTAAATCGTCTGTAA